The following coding sequences lie in one Candidatus Methylomirabilota bacterium genomic window:
- a CDS encoding bifunctional (p)ppGpp synthetase/guanosine-3',5'-bis(diphosphate) 3'-pyrophosphohydrolase has translation MTQLQALLEEIPKYQPGADLAVLNRAYHFSEAFHQGQQRASGEPYLSHPLEVASLLVTFKMDVTTVTAGLLHDVLEDTRATKGDLEREFGKEIAELVDGVTKLSKLAFSSREERQAENFRKMLVAMARDLRVLMIKLADRLHNMRTLDYLPSERARKVAQETLDIYAPLAHRLGMAKVKAELEDLALRALHAEAYVDLQRRVAKRRLEREAEINQAITILEKKLAEVSIEAQIRGRPKHFYSIWKKMHDQGREFDEIYDLTAVRVITNSVRDCYGALGVIHSLWKPVPGRFKDFIAMPKVNMYQSLHTTVIGPKGDPVEIQIRTWDMHRIAEEGIAAHWLYKEKKAGKDKLDESLLWLRQLLETQQDMKDPREFLDTVRVDLFPDEVYVFTPKGDVKALPESSTPIDFAYAVHTKVGEHCVGAKVNGKLVPLRTTLKQGDIVEIITSPNQHPSRDWLQIVRSSRARSKVNQWLKTEERTRSIELGRELLEREAKKYRLNPSTLLAGDEAKKIAADLGLPGVDDMLASIGYGKTSVQQILNKLAPTAVLEAPDKPKTATTRPKAEQGVRIRGVEDLLVRWAKCCNPLPGDQIVGFITRGRGLTVHTRDCLTVAKSVLDRERLVNVEWDVEEPAKRPVRIAVYIGRDRPGLLSEITGAISSKNGNITKAEVMVTDDRRGINNFVVEVADLEQLQGIMAAIRAVPDVVNVERVRGL, from the coding sequence GTGACCCAACTGCAGGCCCTGCTGGAGGAGATTCCTAAGTACCAGCCAGGCGCGGACCTGGCGGTGCTGAACCGCGCCTACCACTTTTCCGAGGCTTTCCATCAGGGCCAGCAGCGCGCCTCCGGCGAGCCGTATCTGTCCCACCCCCTCGAGGTCGCCAGCCTCCTCGTCACCTTCAAGATGGACGTCACCACGGTCACCGCCGGCCTGCTCCATGACGTCCTGGAAGACACCCGGGCCACCAAGGGCGATCTCGAGCGCGAGTTCGGCAAGGAGATCGCCGAGCTGGTGGACGGGGTGACCAAGCTCAGCAAGCTCGCCTTCTCTTCGCGCGAGGAGCGCCAGGCCGAGAACTTCCGCAAGATGCTGGTGGCCATGGCCCGCGACCTGCGCGTGCTCATGATCAAGCTGGCCGACCGGCTGCACAACATGCGGACGCTGGACTACCTGCCGTCGGAGAGGGCCCGGAAGGTCGCCCAGGAGACCCTGGACATCTACGCGCCGCTGGCCCACCGGCTCGGCATGGCCAAGGTGAAGGCCGAGCTGGAGGACCTGGCGCTCCGCGCGCTCCACGCCGAAGCCTACGTCGATCTCCAGCGGCGCGTGGCCAAGCGCCGGCTGGAGCGCGAGGCGGAGATCAACCAGGCCATCACCATCCTCGAGAAGAAGCTGGCCGAGGTGAGCATCGAGGCCCAGATCCGGGGCCGCCCGAAGCACTTCTACTCCATCTGGAAGAAGATGCACGATCAGGGCCGCGAGTTCGACGAGATCTACGATCTGACGGCGGTTCGTGTGATCACCAACTCCGTCCGTGATTGTTATGGCGCGCTGGGCGTCATCCACTCGCTCTGGAAGCCCGTGCCCGGCCGGTTCAAGGACTTCATCGCGATGCCCAAGGTGAACATGTACCAGTCGCTCCACACGACCGTCATCGGCCCCAAGGGCGATCCGGTGGAGATCCAGATCCGCACCTGGGACATGCACCGGATCGCCGAGGAGGGCATCGCCGCCCACTGGCTCTACAAGGAGAAGAAGGCCGGGAAGGACAAGCTCGACGAGTCGCTGCTGTGGCTGCGGCAGCTCCTGGAGACCCAGCAGGACATGAAGGACCCGCGCGAGTTCCTGGACACCGTGCGGGTCGATCTGTTCCCCGACGAGGTCTACGTCTTCACCCCCAAGGGCGACGTCAAGGCGCTGCCCGAGAGCTCGACTCCCATCGACTTCGCCTACGCCGTGCACACCAAGGTCGGCGAGCACTGCGTGGGGGCGAAGGTGAACGGCAAGCTGGTGCCGCTCCGCACCACCCTCAAGCAGGGCGACATCGTCGAGATCATCACGTCGCCGAACCAGCATCCCAGCCGGGACTGGCTCCAGATCGTGAGGTCGAGCCGCGCCCGGTCGAAGGTCAACCAGTGGCTCAAGACCGAGGAGCGGACGCGCTCGATCGAGCTGGGGCGGGAGCTGCTGGAGCGGGAGGCCAAGAAATACCGGCTCAATCCCTCGACGCTGCTCGCCGGCGACGAGGCCAAGAAGATCGCCGCCGATCTCGGCCTGCCCGGCGTGGACGACATGCTGGCGTCCATCGGCTACGGCAAGACCTCGGTCCAGCAGATCCTCAACAAGCTCGCGCCCACGGCGGTGCTGGAGGCCCCCGACAAACCCAAGACGGCGACGACCCGGCCCAAGGCGGAGCAGGGTGTCCGCATCCGGGGCGTGGAGGACCTGCTCGTACGGTGGGCGAAGTGCTGCAACCCGCTGCCGGGCGACCAGATCGTCGGCTTCATCACCCGCGGCCGCGGCCTCACCGTCCACACGCGGGACTGCCTCACCGTGGCCAAGAGCGTGCTGGACCGGGAGCGATTGGTGAACGTCGAGTGGGACGTCGAGGAGCCCGCCAAGCGGCCCGTCCGCATCGCCGTCTACATCGGGCGGGACCGCCCGGGGCTGCTCTCGGAGATCACCGGCGCGATCTCGTCGAAGAACGGCAACATCACCAAGGCCGAGGTGATGGTCACCGACGACCGGCGCGGCATCAACAACTTCGTGGTCGAGGTCGCCGACCTCGAGCAGCTCCAGGGGATCATGGCGGCCATCCGCGCGGTGCCCGACGTCGTCAACGTCGAGCGGGTGCGGGGGCTCTAG
- a CDS encoding family 1 encapsulin nanocompartment shell protein: MMDNLRRDSAPLSPRAWKELDEAVARAARHVLTGRRVASFDGPRGWDHMATRLGTMTPCATREGQAVVCVPEMALLAEIRADFSLSWTAVEVFERGAPTLDTSAGEGAAREVALAEDRIVLYGDPVGHGFLESEGSPSVTVQDWSKPGQALSDVLRAVEALDGLGISGAYELVLSPARYYAFLQGAEDGGYPTSRHLKTVIEGVHRSAVLKQAGALFSTRGDDFVITVGGDLSVGYRGHDTAGVHLFCIETVASQVVTPEAVCLLKT, translated from the coding sequence ATGATGGACAACCTCAGACGCGATTCGGCGCCTCTGTCCCCGCGGGCCTGGAAAGAGCTCGACGAAGCGGTGGCCCGGGCCGCTCGCCACGTGCTCACTGGCCGGCGCGTGGCGAGCTTCGACGGCCCCCGGGGATGGGATCACATGGCCACCCGGCTCGGCACCATGACCCCGTGCGCGACCCGGGAGGGCCAGGCCGTCGTCTGCGTGCCCGAGATGGCGCTCCTGGCCGAGATCCGGGCGGACTTCAGCCTGTCGTGGACCGCCGTGGAGGTCTTCGAGCGCGGCGCTCCGACGCTCGACACCTCCGCTGGCGAGGGCGCCGCGCGCGAAGTGGCGCTGGCGGAAGACCGCATCGTGCTCTACGGCGACCCCGTGGGGCACGGCTTCCTCGAGTCGGAGGGCTCCCCGAGCGTGACGGTGCAGGACTGGTCCAAGCCGGGCCAGGCGCTGAGCGACGTCCTGCGCGCCGTGGAAGCCCTGGACGGGCTCGGCATCAGCGGGGCCTACGAGCTGGTCCTCTCGCCCGCGCGGTATTACGCCTTCCTGCAGGGTGCCGAGGACGGAGGCTATCCCACGTCGCGCCACCTCAAGACGGTGATCGAGGGAGTGCACCGCTCCGCCGTCTTGAAGCAGGCGGGCGCCCTCTTCTCGACGCGCGGCGACGATTTCGTGATCACGGTGGGGGGCGACCTCTCGGTGGGCTATCGCGGGCACGATACCGCCGGCGTCCATCTCTTCTGCATCGAGACCGTCGCTTCGCAGGTGGTGACGCCCGAGGCCGTCTGTCTGCTGAAGACGTAG
- a CDS encoding pyridoxal phosphate-dependent aminotransferase: MLADRMKNLAPSSTLAVQAKAKELRARGVNVISFGAGEPDFDTPERIKQAAIQAIERGHTKYTEVGGIPELRAAVCTKFKRDNGLDYEPADVLVSVGAKHTLFNMAVALLNPGDEVLIPSPFWVSYPEQVQLVGSVPVAVPTEERTGFDLDPERLRAAVTPRTKVVILNSPNNPTGAVFSARALEAVARLALERRLWVVSDECYEALTFEGHHVSIAQLDRDVKARTLVVNTCSKAYAMTGWRIGYAAGPRELIRAMTDVQSQVTSNPSSVAQWAAVEALAGPQDEIAKMTAEFDRRRRIIVDGLRALPGVGCATPQGAFYAFANVSGLFGRRLPGSGKALAGSVDVTEFLLEHAQVAVVPGVDFGSDAHVRLSYATSAELIREGLARMHDAISKLG; the protein is encoded by the coding sequence GTGCTAGCGGACCGCATGAAGAACCTTGCCCCGTCGTCGACCCTGGCCGTGCAGGCCAAGGCCAAGGAGCTGCGGGCGCGCGGCGTGAACGTAATCTCCTTCGGCGCCGGCGAGCCCGACTTCGATACCCCCGAGCGCATCAAGCAGGCCGCGATTCAGGCGATAGAGCGGGGCCACACCAAGTACACGGAGGTCGGCGGCATCCCCGAGCTGAGGGCGGCGGTGTGCACCAAGTTCAAACGCGACAACGGCCTCGACTACGAGCCCGCCGACGTCCTGGTCTCCGTCGGCGCCAAGCACACGCTCTTCAACATGGCGGTGGCCCTTCTGAACCCGGGCGACGAGGTGCTGATCCCGAGCCCGTTCTGGGTGTCGTATCCCGAGCAGGTGCAGCTCGTCGGGAGCGTGCCGGTGGCGGTGCCCACGGAGGAGCGGACGGGCTTCGATCTGGATCCCGAGCGGTTGCGGGCGGCGGTGACGCCGCGGACCAAGGTCGTCATCCTGAACAGCCCCAACAATCCGACCGGCGCGGTCTTCTCGGCGCGGGCGCTCGAAGCCGTCGCCCGGCTGGCCCTCGAGCGGAGGCTCTGGGTGGTCTCGGACGAGTGCTACGAGGCGCTCACTTTCGAGGGCCATCACGTGTCGATCGCCCAGCTCGACCGCGACGTCAAGGCGCGAACCCTGGTGGTCAACACGTGCTCCAAGGCGTACGCGATGACCGGCTGGCGCATCGGCTACGCCGCCGGACCCCGCGAGCTGATCCGGGCGATGACGGACGTCCAGAGCCAGGTGACCTCCAACCCGTCGTCGGTCGCCCAGTGGGCGGCTGTGGAGGCGTTGGCCGGACCTCAGGATGAGATCGCCAAGATGACGGCGGAGTTCGATCGCCGGCGGCGGATCATCGTCGACGGCCTCCGGGCCCTGCCGGGCGTCGGCTGCGCCACGCCCCAGGGCGCGTTCTACGCCTTTGCCAACGTGTCGGGACTGTTCGGCCGGCGCCTGCCGGGCAGCGGCAAGGCGCTGGCGGGCTCGGTGGACGTGACCGAGTTCCTCCTCGAGCACGCCCAGGTGGCCGTCGTCCCCGGCGTGGATTTCGGCTCGGACGCTCACGTCCGCCTGTCGTACGCGACGAGCGCCGAGCTGATCCGTGAGGGCCTCGCGCGCATGCACGACGCCATCAGCAAGCTCGGGTGA
- the rsmD gene encoding 16S rRNA (guanine(966)-N(2))-methyltransferase RsmD, with protein MRILAGALKGRRLVTPRGPLTRPTTDQVRLALLDALAPWLEGARVLDLFAGAGGVGLEALSRGAAHATFVERDARAVAALRRNIAALALEGCGRVLREDALRALERLAGEGERFQIAFLDPPYETDLTAAALAALGVGQVTGPAAVVVAQHRTKQPPAPEIGVLRAYRTRRFGETTLTFFRAGG; from the coding sequence ATGAGGATCCTCGCCGGAGCGCTCAAGGGCCGGCGGCTCGTCACGCCGCGCGGTCCGTTAACGCGCCCGACCACCGACCAGGTCCGGCTCGCCCTCCTGGATGCGCTGGCCCCCTGGCTCGAGGGCGCCCGCGTGCTCGACCTCTTCGCGGGGGCGGGCGGCGTGGGCCTGGAGGCGCTCTCGCGGGGCGCGGCCCACGCCACGTTCGTGGAGCGCGACGCTCGGGCGGTGGCGGCGCTCCGCCGGAACATCGCGGCGCTCGCGCTGGAGGGCTGCGGGCGCGTGCTCCGGGAGGACGCCCTTCGCGCCCTCGAGCGGCTGGCCGGCGAGGGAGAGCGGTTCCAGATCGCCTTCCTCGACCCTCCCTACGAGACCGACCTGACGGCCGCCGCGCTGGCGGCGCTGGGCGTCGGCCAGGTGACGGGGCCGGCCGCCGTCGTCGTGGCCCAGCATCGAACCAAGCAGCCGCCGGCCCCGGAGATCGGCGTCCTCCGCGCGTATCGGACGCGGCGATTCGGGGAGACAACCTTGACTTTCTTTCGAGCCGGAGGGTAG
- a CDS encoding metallopeptidase family protein has translation MTRKQFEALVERALRRLPRKFKDKLANVAIVVEDWADDETLRDVGIEPPDTLYGLYRGVDLTRRDSAYGNVLPDTITIYQGPIEEDCADHEEMGELVRETVIHEIGHYFGLDDETMHRIEEDEN, from the coding sequence ATGACGAGGAAGCAATTCGAGGCGCTGGTGGAGCGGGCTCTGCGGCGCCTGCCCAGGAAGTTCAAGGACAAGCTGGCGAACGTCGCGATCGTCGTCGAGGACTGGGCGGACGACGAGACCCTCCGCGACGTCGGCATCGAGCCGCCCGACACCCTGTACGGGCTCTACCGCGGCGTCGATCTCACGCGCCGCGACTCCGCCTACGGCAACGTCCTGCCCGACACCATCACCATCTACCAGGGGCCGATCGAGGAGGACTGCGCCGACCACGAGGAGATGGGCGAGCTGGTCCGGGAGACCGTCATCCACGAGATCGGCCACTACTTCGGCCTCGACGACGAGACGATGCACCGGATCGAGGAGGACGAGAACTAG
- a CDS encoding type IV toxin-antitoxin system AbiEi family antitoxin produces MLKSAEIRRQAAQRLRDLFPQAKGWEESADVAIGGQSADLMVKFRLGDQERVLVLEVCSLGQPRQIRAAVTRLTEIRREMPTAYPLATAVYIGPQSARILKSNGLGYLDLSGNCYLALENVLIEKEGKRNVRPSTRPLRSLFAPRATRVVRALLAEPGRVWRLEELSRAAEVSLGHAHNVVKRLEELAWVERDDRQRIRLTKPADLLENWGESYTYRDNEILSYLLPERVTRKFMSDLARAAETAGRRYALTLNAGLSLVAPYMRIPAVHCYLEGDPAPVIAALGLQPTTETEATLHLLAPYDPGVFYGALEKGGLKVVCLPQLYVDLLRYERKGAEQAEHLRREAMGY; encoded by the coding sequence ATGCTCAAATCCGCAGAGATCCGGCGGCAGGCGGCCCAGCGGCTGCGGGATCTGTTCCCCCAGGCCAAGGGGTGGGAGGAAAGCGCCGACGTGGCGATCGGAGGCCAGAGTGCGGATTTGATGGTCAAATTCCGTCTGGGCGATCAGGAGCGCGTGCTCGTGCTTGAGGTCTGCTCCCTCGGGCAGCCGCGGCAGATCCGGGCCGCCGTGACGCGCCTCACCGAGATCCGACGCGAGATGCCCACGGCCTACCCGCTGGCGACGGCCGTCTACATTGGTCCCCAGAGCGCCCGGATCCTCAAGAGCAACGGCCTCGGCTATCTGGACCTGTCCGGCAACTGCTACCTCGCGCTCGAGAACGTCCTCATCGAGAAGGAGGGCAAGCGCAACGTGCGGCCCTCCACGCGTCCTCTGCGCTCGCTCTTCGCCCCGCGAGCGACCCGCGTGGTGCGCGCGCTCCTCGCCGAGCCCGGGCGGGTCTGGCGGCTCGAGGAGCTGTCCCGCGCGGCCGAGGTGAGCCTGGGCCACGCGCACAACGTCGTGAAGCGACTCGAGGAGCTGGCGTGGGTGGAGCGCGACGACCGCCAGCGGATCCGGCTCACCAAGCCCGCCGACCTGCTGGAGAACTGGGGCGAATCCTACACCTATCGCGACAACGAGATCCTCTCGTACCTCCTCCCCGAGCGCGTGACGCGCAAGTTCATGAGCGACCTGGCCCGGGCCGCGGAAACGGCGGGCCGGCGCTACGCCCTTACCCTGAACGCCGGCCTCTCGCTGGTCGCGCCCTACATGCGGATCCCGGCCGTGCACTGCTATCTCGAAGGCGACCCGGCCCCGGTCATCGCCGCGCTGGGGCTCCAGCCCACGACGGAGACCGAGGCCACGCTGCATCTCCTCGCGCCCTACGATCCGGGCGTCTTCTACGGCGCGCTCGAAAAGGGTGGCTTGAAGGTCGTGTGCCTACCCCAGCTCTACGTCGATCTCCTGCGCTACGAGCGCAAGGGGGCCGAGCAGGCCGAACATCTACGCCGCGAGGCGATGGGCTACTGA
- the coaD gene encoding pantetheine-phosphate adenylyltransferase: MAKRVVYPGMFDPVHNGHIDVIQRSLRIFDELIVAVVANPSKQPLFSVHERLEMIDEATSDLKNNFRIVAFDGLLIDLVARERADCIVRGIRAVSDFEYEFQMALMNRKLSSTVETVFLMPHEKYTYISSRLIKEVAGYGASVAGLVPPVVEKRLAEKFPPKSPA, from the coding sequence GTGGCCAAACGCGTGGTCTATCCCGGTATGTTCGATCCGGTGCACAACGGCCACATCGACGTCATCCAGCGCAGCCTGCGCATCTTCGACGAGCTGATCGTCGCCGTCGTCGCCAACCCGTCGAAGCAGCCCCTCTTCTCGGTGCACGAGCGGCTGGAGATGATCGACGAGGCGACATCGGATCTGAAGAACAACTTCCGCATCGTGGCCTTCGACGGCCTACTCATCGACCTGGTCGCCCGCGAGCGCGCGGACTGCATCGTGCGCGGCATCCGCGCCGTCTCGGACTTCGAGTACGAATTCCAGATGGCCCTCATGAACCGCAAGCTGTCGAGCACCGTCGAGACCGTGTTCCTCATGCCCCACGAGAAGTACACCTACATCTCCTCGCGGCTCATCAAGGAGGTCGCCGGCTACGGCGCGTCGGTGGCCGGGCTGGTCCCGCCGGTCGTGGAGAAGCGCCTGGCGGAGAAGTTCCCGCCGAAGTCGCCGGCCTGA
- the rpmB gene encoding 50S ribosomal protein L28, giving the protein MARRCDICGKGPSVGHKISHAHKLTKRRWLPNLVAMRALVAGRAQRVRVCTRCLKAGKVTKVI; this is encoded by the coding sequence ATGGCTCGGCGTTGCGACATCTGCGGGAAAGGGCCCTCGGTCGGTCACAAGATCAGTCACGCGCACAAGCTCACCAAGCGGCGCTGGCTGCCGAATCTCGTCGCGATGCGAGCCCTCGTCGCGGGCAGGGCGCAGCGCGTCCGGGTCTGCACCCGCTGCCTCAAGGCGGGCAAGGTCACGAAGGTCATTTAA
- a CDS encoding ferritin-like domain-containing protein, giving the protein MPQGSTTFHESEERLTPATRDMHRALVSLMEELEAIDWYQQRMDATQDDELRDILRHNRDEEQEHAVMVLEWIRRRDPGFETRLRAHLFTEGPIVGREEAVTDRRPAAGKGGLGSLRGVR; this is encoded by the coding sequence ATGCCGCAGGGTTCAACGACCTTTCACGAGTCCGAAGAGCGCCTCACACCCGCCACGCGCGACATGCACCGCGCGCTCGTCAGCCTGATGGAGGAGCTGGAAGCGATCGACTGGTATCAGCAGCGGATGGACGCGACGCAAGACGACGAGCTGCGCGACATCCTCCGCCACAACCGCGACGAAGAGCAGGAGCACGCCGTGATGGTGCTCGAGTGGATCCGCCGCCGTGATCCCGGCTTCGAGACGAGGCTCCGCGCGCATCTGTTCACCGAAGGCCCGATCGTGGGCCGGGAGGAGGCGGTCACCGACCGACGGCCGGCGGCCGGCAAGGGCGGGCTCGGCTCGCTCAGGGGGGTGCGATGA
- the secF gene encoding protein translocase subunit SecF has translation MIELFRVPDYDFIGKRRWAYLVSIIFIAVGLTSMAVKGGLRYDIDFAGGTLIQVRFAEPPAIDKIRTSLSRIGLGESVIQQFGDPREYIVRMPLGPSSPEEVGRRVQTALSADPALGPLEVRRVEFVGPQVGRDLQLQAIYAVLAGLVGILVYIALRFDLKGSVAAVAAVFHDVLVSLGALSLTDRDFSLPVLAAILTIIGYSVNDTIVAYDRLRENRGKLAQQKGLSFAQQMNNAVNQTLSRTVLTALTVFFSTAILLFFGGKVLEDMAFTLFVGVVTGTYSTIYIAGALVVEWTQYMEGRLRRARKAVAKA, from the coding sequence ATGATCGAGCTCTTCCGCGTCCCCGATTACGACTTCATCGGCAAGCGCCGCTGGGCCTACCTGGTTTCGATCATCTTCATCGCCGTCGGGCTGACCTCCATGGCCGTCAAGGGCGGTCTCCGCTACGACATCGACTTCGCCGGGGGCACGCTGATCCAGGTGCGCTTCGCCGAGCCCCCGGCCATCGACAAGATCCGGACCAGCCTGAGCCGGATCGGGCTCGGCGAGAGCGTCATCCAACAGTTCGGCGACCCCCGGGAGTACATCGTGCGCATGCCGCTCGGCCCGAGCAGCCCCGAGGAGGTCGGGCGCCGGGTGCAGACCGCCCTGAGCGCCGACCCCGCCCTCGGCCCGCTCGAGGTCCGGCGGGTGGAGTTCGTAGGGCCCCAGGTGGGGCGCGATCTGCAGCTCCAGGCGATCTACGCCGTGCTGGCGGGGCTGGTCGGCATCCTCGTGTACATCGCGCTCAGGTTCGACCTCAAGGGCAGCGTGGCGGCAGTCGCCGCCGTCTTCCACGATGTCCTCGTCTCCCTGGGCGCGCTCTCGCTGACCGACCGCGACTTCTCTCTGCCCGTCCTGGCCGCCATCCTGACGATCATCGGCTACTCGGTGAACGACACGATCGTCGCCTATGACCGTCTGCGCGAGAACCGGGGCAAGCTGGCCCAGCAGAAGGGCCTGTCCTTCGCCCAGCAGATGAACAACGCCGTCAACCAGACGCTGTCGCGGACGGTCCTGACGGCGCTCACCGTCTTTTTCTCGACGGCGATCCTGCTCTTCTTCGGCGGGAAGGTGCTGGAGGATATGGCCTTTACGCTGTTCGTGGGCGTCGTCACGGGCACGTACTCGACGATCTACATCGCCGGCGCCCTCGTCGTCGAGTGGACACAGTACATGGAGGGGCGGCTCCGGCGGGCGAGAAAAGCCGTGGCCAAGGCCTGA
- the recG gene encoding ATP-dependent DNA helicase RecG, whose protein sequence is MRQKGGAPGLATPLQYLKGVGPQRAALLAKKGLTTIEDALFFVPLRHEDRTRLTPFQRLQPGQTHTCSGVIVGLSPPPPGRSRVPFSAMLRDESGYATASWFGARYLSRVLERGQRLVLHGKVARFKGAIVLQHPDFEIVESDGDDRLHTGRLVPVYSTTEGLTQRPLRRLMWNIVEGFVGDVPEILPEAVRRRRGLVPLATALRDAHFPATEAAQAAARRRLAFDEFLFLQLGLAILRSRTTRAQGIALNPRGQVVAGLRAALPYTLTGAQERVWDEIRKDMAAPFPMHRLLQGDVGSGKTIIAAHAVLTAVEAGYQAAVMAPTEILAEQHFMTFRQLLEPLEVSVTLLTSALTSRERARRRTAVAAGEIACVVGTHALVQAGVEFRRLGLAVVDEQHRFGVAQRARLKAKGEHPDMLVMTATPIPRTLALTLYGDLDVSVLDELPPGRRPVKTVARTETKRPEIYAFLREQVREGRQVYVVYPLVEESEAVDLKAATDMARHLARDVFPDLTVGLLHGRLGFDEKDAIMRRFKAREIQILVSTTVIEVGIDVPNASVILVEHAERFGLSQLHQLRGRVGRGPWKSYCILLHAGHLTEEARRRIEALVETNDGFRIADVDLELRGPGEFFGTRQSGLPAFRVADLLRDAPLLEEARSEAQAIIAADSELRDPAHRPLREGLLARWRGKLGLASVG, encoded by the coding sequence ATGAGGCAAAAAGGGGGCGCCCCGGGCCTCGCCACGCCGCTGCAGTACCTGAAGGGGGTCGGGCCCCAGCGCGCCGCCTTGCTCGCCAAGAAGGGGCTCACCACCATCGAGGACGCGCTCTTCTTCGTGCCCCTGCGTCACGAGGATCGGACGCGGCTGACACCCTTCCAGAGGCTGCAGCCGGGCCAGACGCATACCTGCTCGGGCGTCATCGTCGGCCTGAGCCCGCCCCCGCCCGGGCGCTCGCGCGTCCCCTTCTCCGCGATGCTCCGCGACGAGAGCGGCTACGCCACCGCGAGCTGGTTCGGCGCGCGCTACCTCTCGCGCGTGCTCGAGCGGGGCCAGCGTCTCGTGCTCCACGGCAAGGTGGCGCGCTTCAAGGGAGCCATCGTGCTGCAGCACCCGGACTTCGAGATCGTGGAGTCGGACGGGGACGACCGGCTCCACACTGGCCGCCTCGTCCCCGTCTACTCAACGACGGAAGGGCTCACGCAGCGCCCGCTGCGCCGGCTGATGTGGAACATCGTCGAGGGCTTCGTCGGGGACGTGCCCGAGATCCTCCCCGAGGCGGTGCGACGGCGGCGCGGCCTCGTCCCGCTCGCCACCGCGCTCCGGGACGCGCACTTCCCGGCGACGGAGGCGGCGCAGGCGGCCGCCCGGCGCCGCCTGGCCTTCGACGAATTCCTCTTCCTCCAGCTCGGGCTCGCGATCCTGAGATCGCGGACGACGCGCGCCCAGGGCATCGCCCTGAACCCCCGCGGCCAGGTGGTGGCGGGGCTGCGGGCGGCGCTGCCCTACACGCTCACGGGGGCCCAGGAGCGCGTGTGGGACGAGATCCGGAAGGACATGGCCGCGCCCTTCCCGATGCACCGCCTGCTCCAGGGCGACGTCGGCTCCGGCAAGACGATCATCGCCGCCCACGCGGTGCTCACCGCCGTGGAGGCGGGCTACCAGGCGGCGGTGATGGCGCCCACGGAAATCCTGGCCGAGCAGCACTTCATGACCTTCCGGCAGCTCCTGGAGCCGCTCGAGGTCTCGGTGACGCTGCTCACCTCGGCGCTCACGTCCCGCGAGCGCGCGCGCCGGCGCACGGCGGTGGCCGCCGGGGAGATCGCGTGCGTGGTGGGCACGCACGCCCTCGTGCAGGCGGGCGTGGAGTTCCGGCGGCTGGGCCTGGCGGTGGTGGACGAGCAGCACCGGTTCGGGGTGGCCCAGCGCGCGCGCCTCAAGGCCAAGGGCGAGCACCCCGACATGCTGGTGATGACGGCCACGCCCATTCCCCGCACCCTGGCCTTGACCCTCTATGGCGATCTGGACGTGAGCGTGCTCGACGAGCTGCCGCCGGGCCGGCGTCCGGTCAAGACCGTGGCCCGCACCGAGACCAAGCGCCCGGAGATCTACGCGTTCCTGCGCGAGCAGGTGCGCGAGGGGCGACAGGTCTACGTGGTGTATCCCCTCGTGGAGGAGTCGGAGGCCGTCGACCTCAAGGCCGCCACCGACATGGCCCGCCACCTGGCCCGGGACGTCTTTCCCGATCTCACCGTGGGGCTCCTGCACGGGCGGCTCGGGTTCGACGAGAAGGACGCGATCATGCGGCGCTTCAAGGCCCGCGAGATCCAGATCCTGGTCTCGACCACCGTCATCGAGGTGGGCATCGACGTGCCCAACGCCTCCGTGATTCTCGTGGAGCACGCCGAACGCTTCGGCCTCTCCCAGCTCCACCAGCTGCGCGGGCGCGTCGGCCGCGGGCCGTGGAAGTCGTACTGCATCCTGCTCCACGCCGGCCATCTCACCGAGGAGGCGCGGCGGCGCATCGAGGCGCTGGTCGAGACGAACGACGGCTTTCGCATCGCCGACGTGGACCTCGAGCTGCGCGGGCCTGGCGAGTTCTTCGGCACGCGGCAGTCGGGGCTGCCGGCGTTCCGCGTCGCCGATCTGCTGCGCGACGCGCCCCTCCTGGAGGAGGCGCGGAGCGAGGCCCAGGCCATCATCGCCGCCGATTCCGAGCTGCGCGATCCGGCCCACCGGCCGCTGCGCGAGGGCTTGCTGGCGCGCTGGCGCGGCAAGCTCGGCCTGGCCTCGGTGGGCTGA